From the genome of Pseudomonas migulae:
AGCAGCGGGGCGGTCAGGACTTCTTTCGGTGTGCCGCTGGCGACGATGCGGCCGTGATTGATCACGTACAGCCGGTCGCAGAAAGCGGCGGCCAGATTGAGGTCGTGGATGCTCGCCAGGGTGCTGATCTTCAGGCGTTTGACCAGTTGAAGCAGTTCAAGCTGATAGCGCGGGTCGAGGTGATTGGTCGGTTCATCGAGGATCAACACGTGCGGCTGCTGGGCCAGGGCGCGGGCGAGAATCACCCGCTGTTTTTCACCGCCGGAGAGGGTGGCGAAGGCGTGGTCTTCAAAGCCTTTCAATCCGACCGATGCCAAAGCTTGAGTCGCAAGGTTTCGGTCCTCTTGCGTGTCGCCGTCGAACAGACCTTTGTGCGGTGTGCGGCCCATGGCGACCACTTCATCAACGGTCAGACCGAAGGCGTCAGGGAACTCCTGCAACACCACGGCGATGCGTTGCGCGCACCAGCGTGAGGATTGCTTCCAGACGTTGTGGTGATCGAGTTTTACCTCACCGCTCTCCGGTTTGCTGAAGCGATAAGCGCAGCGCAACAGGCTGGTCTTGCCGCTGCCGTTGGGGCCGATCAACCCGACGAACTCACCGGCGGCCACGTGCAGCGAGGCCTCACGCAGCTGGAACTGGTGATGACAGTGGCCGTGGCCCAGGGGTGTCCAGGCGAGGTTTGTGAGGTTCAGCGAGGTCATGCATTTACTCAAAGATTTGCGGTGATACTGATGACGCCTTTGCGGGCAAGCCTCGCTCCTACAGGATATGTGTCGATCACAAACATTGCGTACGACATAAATCCTGTAGGAGCGAGGCTTGCCCGCGAAGGGACCAGATGCCTAAAAGGTGTAATCAGCCGTGACGAAAAACGACCGCGGCTCCCCGAGAATCCACTGCTGCCCCTCATTGTATTGGCTTTGCGCATACTGCCGGTCAAACAGATTGTTCAGCTGCAACCCCAGCGTCGTGTTACGCAGTGCTTGCCAGGACAACGTGGCATCGACCACCGTATAGCTCGGCAGCTCGTTCCGGTTAGCCATGTCGGCATAACGCGCATCGACATAACGCACGCCAGCGCCGGCCTTCAGGTCCTCGTTGATCGTTTTGCTCAGCCACAGATTCGCCGTACGCCGTGGTACGTCCACCGGGCGATTGCCGTTGCGCGACACCGGCACACCTGCGATCACTTCTTCAAAATCGTCGTATTTCGCTTTGACGATGGCCGCGTTGGCCTGCAGTTGCCAGGCGTGTGGCAGTTGCAGATCGAGGCTGGCTTCGAGGCCATTGGACGATTGCTGGCCGACCTGCTGCTTGAGCGTCGGGTTGCCCGGATCGTCGGTCAGCAGTTTCTTTTTGACGATGCGATAGGCCGCCAGCGTCCACTCGCCACGCTGATCCCAGAACATCTGCTTCACGCCGATTTCGGTTTGTTTCGCGGTGGCCAGGTCGTATTGCTGCTGGCTCGGGCTCAGGGAAATAAGGCCGCCGACACCGTCGGTGCTGGTGGCGTACTGGCCGTAGAACGACGTGTCCGGCGTTACGGCAAACACCAGCCCGGCCTTCCAGTTGTTGCCGGTCAGGGTTTTGTCGCTCTGGCTGCCATCGACCTGATTGTCGTAATCAACCTGCACGTAATCGCGGCGCACGCCGGTCACCAGCGACCAGCGCTCGCTCAGCTGCGTGCGGTTTTCGGCGAACACCGACATCTGTCTGGTGGTGCTCTGAAACTGCTCCCGATACGGATCGGCACTTTCAAATGTGCCGCGTTGCGGATGGTACAGATCGACCGGCTGACCACCCGGCAACACGTCATTGAACGGCGAGTTGCTGTCGAGCTGAAAGCGGATACGGTTGTAATCGACGCCGGTCACGGTCTGGCTGTCGAGGCCGAACAGTGAGTGCTTGAAGTTGAAGGTCTGACGGTCGCCGACCTGTTCCTGCCGGTGACCGATACCGAAGTAACCGCTGCGGCTGAGGTGTTGGGTGTCGCGGTCGAAGTTGTAGTTCTCGGCGTTCTGCCAGCGGCGTTGGGCCTTTAGGTAATACAGCTCGTTGCTGGCGCTGACGCTGTCGGAGATTTGCCAGTCGCTGGTCAGGCGCGTCCATTGATCGTTGTAGTGTTGCTTGTCGTTGCTGACGTTGTAGTTCTTGTCTCGCAGGCTTTCCTTGAAGCGGCCATTGATCAGCGGCGTGCCGAAATAATTCATCGGCTTCTGGTCGCCGTAATCGTGGGCGAGAGTGAACGCCAGATCGTCCGTCGCCTGCCAGCGCAGGGCGGCGCTGATGAAGTCGCTGGAGGAATCGCCACGATCAACCCAGCCGTTGCTGCGCAGACGATTGAGGTTCAAGCGATAGCTCAGGGTGTCGCTCAGGGAACCGCCGCTGTCCAGGGCCTGTTGCTGAGTGTCGTAGGAGCCGTAGCCGAGGCGGACGTGGTTTTCGATCTCGCCTTCGAACGGCTTCTTCGGGATCACGTTGATCACTGCGCCGGTCGCGCCTTCGCCATACAACACCGACGCCGGCCCGCGCAGCACATCGACGCGCTCCACCGACCAGGTGTCGACCGGAAAGGTCACGGTGCCCATGCCGGTGTACATCCGGTTGCCGTCATACAACTGCATCACCGAACTTTGTCCGGTAAATCCTCGGGCGGACAACGATGTGCCGCCATCGCCCGGCGTGCCGGTGCGGCTGATCCCGGTGCTGCGCGATACGGCGTCCTGAACACTGCGATCACCGCGGGCGCGAACCTGTTCGCCGGTCAGGCTTTCGACGCTGGCCGGGGTTTCCAGGGCCGTGAGCTTCAGGCGCGAGCCGGCGGTGGTCGGCGTGTTCAGGCTGACGGTTTCGTTGTCATTGGCGTCGGCGGTGATGGTGCCGGTGGGCAACGTCAACGGCTGCGCGTGGGCGCTGTTGTTCAGGGCGAGCAGGCAGAGGCCGGACAAGAGGTACTTGTTCATCGGGACGGTGAATCACTTCTTCAAAAGAAAACCCGCAGCCATGGCTGCGGGTTGGGCGGTGCATTTTCGTTATACAGTAACACTAAAAATGACCGTGCGATAAGCGCCCGAAGTCTACAGATCCCTCTAAATCACGCATCTCGCCTGTTTCATGATGAAGATGAGGCTGATTCAGTTTGTCGGTTGAAGCGCGAAAGCAGCACTCGATCCAGCAGCCACACCACCACCAGCGAAGCGCCCACCAACGGAAACGCCACCGCCAGCACCAGCATGATCGCCACGCCGGTTTTCCATTTCGGCAGATCATGACGCAGCGGCGGCACACCGAACTTGCCCTGCGGGCGGCGCTTCCACCAGATCACCACGCCGCTGACGGCGCTGAGCAGAATCATCAGGCAGATCAGCAGCACGATGATCTGGTTGAACACGCCAAACATCTTGCCTTCATGGAGCATCACGCCGATTTCCGTGGCGCGGGCGACGGTGCCGTATTGCTCGAAGCGCACATCGGCGAGGACCTTGCCGGTGTATTGATCGACGTGCAGGGTGGCATCGTTGCGTGGGTCGTCGGCGAATACCGCGATGGTGAATACGCCGGTGGCCGTGGTCGGGAACGTGATGCTGTAACCCGGTTCGACCTTGCGTTGCTCGGCGATGTTCTGCACGTCTTGCAGGCTGATGGTCGGCGCCGCCGGGCCGGCTTGCGCAGTGCCGTGGGCCATGTGTTCGGCGTGGTCGCCGGACATCGGCATCGGTGTGTTTTCCATTGCCCATGGCACGGTCTGGCGCGTGGCGGTGTTGAGGCTGCGGGCCTCGACGTCGGACTTGGGCATGTCATTCCACATGGCGTCCGGGAACACGTTCCAGACACCGGCGTATTGCTTGCCCCAGAACCCGGTCCAGGTCATGCCGCTCAGCAGCATTACCAGCAGAAATGCGGCGCCCCAGAACCCGGTGACGGCATGCAGGTCGCGCCACAGCACGCGACCGCGACTGCTCAGGCGCGGCCACAAGATGCCGGCGGCCTGACCTCGCGGCCACCACAGGAACACCCCGGAAACCACCAGCACGATGCCCCAGCCAGCGGCGAGTTCGACCAGTCGATCGCCGACCGTGCCGATCATCAGCTCACCGTGGATCGCACGGGCAACCGCTTGCAGATTTTTCTTCGCGTCTTGCTCTCCGAGGATGTCGCCGTGATACGGATCGACAAAAACATTCAACTCATTGCCGGCATCGAGCACGACAAACTGCGCGCTGCGCTCGGCGTTGATCGGCGGCAGGTATTGCTTGATCGTTGCCTGTGGATACGCAGTTTTTACGCGCTTGAGCAGGTCGTCGGCCGGGACGCTGTGGTGGCCGGCCGGGACATTCATCAGGCTGCCGTACATCAACGGATCGAGTTGCGGTTTGAACAGGTAAATGACGCCGGTCAGGGCCAGCATCACCATGAATGGCGCGACGAACAGACCGGCATAGAAATGCCAACGCCAGGCCAGGTTGTAGAAATTCGGTTTGGGCTGTTTCATCGGTTGTGCTCCGCTTGGCTTGGTTCTTTTGTTGTTGTCTGGTGACTGCTGCGCAGTCATTCGCGGGCAAGCCTCGCTCCTACAGGTCCAGTGGTGATCGCACCGTTTGTGATCGACGCGAATCCCGTAGGAGCGAGGCTTGCCCGCGATGCTCTTAAAAGCTCATGTCCACCTTGGTCCAGAGCGTGCGCCCCGGTTCTTTGATGGCTTGCGGGTCATTGGCCGGATAGCCAAAACCGGCGTTGCCGGCCAGGTTCAAATGCTCGGCGTAAGCCTTGCCGAACAAGTTGTCGACGCCGCTGCTGACCTTCCAGTTCTTGTTGATGCGGTACGCACCGTTGAGCGAGAACACACCGAACCCCGAGGTCTTGTCGAAGTCCTTGCCGACCACGTTGCCCTTGTTCTGGTCAATGCGGTTTTGCGCAGCGACCACTCGCCACAAGGCGCCGGCGCTCCAGTTGTCTTCGCTGTAGGTCAGGCCGAAACGTGCGTCCAGCGGCGGCATTTGCGGCAACGCGTTGCCGTCGCTGCTGTTCTTGCCCCAGGCGTAGGCGAGGGTCGCATCGGCCTTCCAGTTCGAGGTCAATTTGTAAGCCGCACCGAGTTCACCGCCCATGATCCGCGCGTCGATGTTCTCGGCTTGCGAGGTCATGCCCATCATTCCCGGCGTGTAGTTGAACAGGATGTAATCGCGCACCTGCCCGACGTAACCCGAGGCCCAGGCTTCGAGGTCTTCGGTCTTGTATTGCAGGCCGAAGTCGAGCTGGGTGGTTTTCTCGGGCTTGATCGAATCGAAGGCATTCACCGAGCCGGCGGGGCCGGAGTTAGGCGAAAACAGCTCCCAGTAATCCGGGAAACGCTGGGTGTGACCGAGGCCGGCATACAGCGTGGCAGGGCTGTCGGCCAGATCATGCTCGTAACGGACGAAGCCGCTGGGCAGGGTGTCGGCGCGGGTGTCGTTGGCGGTCGGGTTAGGCCGGGTCATCATTCCGGAACCAGTGGTCTGGCGGAAGTCTTTAGCCGAAGCGCGGTCCAGTCGCGCGCCGCTAATCAGCCGGTCACGGTCGGCGGCGTACCACGTCAGTTCGCTGAATACGCCGTAGTTGTGGAAGTCGGCGTCCTTGTCGCGCGGCAGATCCTTGTAGGTGTCGATGCCCATGGCGCTGCGCTTGCGGTGTTCGTTGGTCTGCGCGTCGATGCCGCTGATCAATTGCACATCGGCCCAGCGCCAGGTGCCTTTGATCCGTGCGCCGAGGGTTCGGCGATCGACACTGGAGGCCATCGGCCCGGCCATCATCCCGGTGCCGGACGGCGTGCGCAGGGTGTAGTTGTCCATCACGTGGTCGGCGTAGTTGTAGTAGATCTGTGCTTCGACCTTGTCCAGTACGTCGCCGATACTGGATTTCTCGAAGCGCAGGCCGAGGCTTTCGCGCTTGAACTGCGCACCGTCCATGCCGCGTCCGGCATAACGGGCTTCGCCATCGCCCTTGCCGGCGGTGAGTTCCAGCAGCGTGTCGGCATCCGGGGTCAAGCCAACGGCGACGTCACCGTTCCACTTGTCGTAGCGCGAAGCCACGGTGTCATTGTTGCCATCGCGGTAGTCGTCGGAATGCGCGGTGTTGCCGATCACGCGCACGTACCCCAACGGGCCGCCGGCGGCAGCATCCACCACTTTGTCGAAGCGGCCATTGGAGCCGGCCAGTACGCTGGCATTCACCCGGGTGCCGAGTTCGCCGAAGCTTTCCGGTTCGCGATCGAACAGGATGGTGCCGGCCGATGCGCCCGGCCCCCACAGCACGGTTTGCGGGCCTTTGATGACGGTGAGTTTGTCGTAGGTTTCCGGGGAAATGTACGACGTCGGGGCATCCATCCGGCCGGGGCAGGCACCGAGCATCTGGCCGCCGTTGGTGAGGATGTTCAGTCGTGAGCCGAACATGCCGCGCAGCACCGGATCACCGTTGGTGCCGCCGTTGCGTACCAAGGCGAAACCGGGGATGGTCTTCAGATAATCGCCACCGTCGCTGGCCGGCACCGGTTGGCGCGGGTCCTTGGGGTTGGTGACGATGGTCAGCGGCGAACTCGGCGCAATGGCGGTGATCACCGTCGGGCTCAGTTCTTCATGGTGGCCGGCGTGCTCGTCGGCCAGCACCATAGGGGTCAGCAGTGCGCCGCAAATAACGGCAGTGGCGTGCCTGAAACGAACTCGCGTTTCGTTCAGGGCAAAAGAAGCCTGGGCAGCGCCCAAACGTGTGACAGCAGAAAACCTGGACATGACAATTTCCATCGAACAGTCGTAAACGACACGGCCGGCAGCCGACGCAATCCCTTGCAGGAGTGAACCTGTGTGGCGAGGGGACTCGTACCCGTTGGACTGCGCAGCAGTCCCAAAATCTGAATTCTCGGTGTGTCAGATACAGCTCGTATTCAGAGACTGGGGCCGCTTCGCGACCCAACGGGGACAAGTCCCCTCGCCACAGAGGCTCGCTCCCACAGGTTGCTTCTGCTGTCTAGCGGACCGTGTGAGATCGGGTAGGTGTTTACGCGACGATGGGTGGTGCGCGAGTGCGGGCACCAGGGAAGAAGGTTTGCCGGGCGTGGCCCAGGCGTGTGGCAGGAGTGCTGAAGGTGCTTGTTTTGGGGGCGTCGAATGCGACGAAAGACTGGCCGCCGGTCAGCGCCGGGCAGTTGAACAGCAGGCTGCAATAGCCGCATTTTTCCCAGATGGCGTGATGGGGTGTCGTGGGCAGGCAGTGCTCGGCGGCGGCTTGCGCACCGTGGTCGCCGTGCTCCATTGCCGGCATGTCCATGCTCATGTCCATCGACATGTTCATGGATGCTTCCATCAGAGCCGAGGCGCGCTGATCCATCGGCATCGACTGAGAAATCAGCGGGCCGATGAAGATCATCAACATGGCGAACAGGCTGATCCAGCTGCCGCGGGTCAGGCTCAAGGGCTGACGGCGGGAGGCGGATGACCTGGCGCTAAGCGGGCGCATGGACGTATTCAGCTCTGATGATTACTGAGCGTGCGCGTGCACTTGCACGCCGTCCGGCGCTTTTTTCTGCACCGTGACCTCGACGGTCACATCACCGGATTTCTCGAAATGCATCGTCAGCGGGAAGCGCTTGCCGTCGCTCAGCAGGCTGCGGTCTTTCAGTTCCAGCAGCATGACGTGATACGCCATCGGTGCAAACGTGACGTCGCCACCGGCTGGAATCCCGACGCTCGGGACTTCCTGCATTTTCATCAGGTCGTTCTGCATCACGTGCTCATGCAATTGGGCAATGCCTGCAATCGGCGAGTCGACGCTGAGCAGCTTGTCGGCGGTGTTACCGCTGTTGTGAATCACGAAATAGGCGGCGACCGTCGGCGCGTTAGGCGGTAGCTCTTGCGACCACGGATGAGCGATCTCCAATGCGCCAGCCTTGTATTCATGGGCATTGGCAAAGCAGGCAGGCAGCAACAATGCAGCCAGAACGATGAGTTTGTTCAACATGGCAGTTCTCCGGAACGATTCAGTACGCAGGTCAATTGCGAGAAGGAATCACACCAGAGGGGAAGCGCGGGGGTTGAGACTCGGCCATTGCTGGCGTGGAGTGGGGGTGTCGAGAGCGTCTGCGGGCAGGCTTCGATGGGCATCGAAACGCGCGAAGTACAACTGCGGCACATGCCCGGGCAATGCCACCAGCGGCGCAGAACCGGAACAGCACCAGCAATGCTGCATGTTGGAATGATCGTCGCTCTGCGGTGCTTTCTGTTCAAGCGTCCCCAGGGAAATCGCCACCATCTTCGTGCCAGTGGACGAGCAGAAGCTGCCCCACAACACCTGTTCGGCCGGCGACTGCGCCGTCTGCGCCATCGCTCCGGTCATCGGCATGGCGAGCATGTTGAACAGCACTGCGAAGCAGGCGATCCAGGCAATTGCGAGCCGTTGTCGGGACATGGGGACAGATCCAGTTGGGTGGGCGATCAGGCGCGGCTATTTAGCCTGATCAGTGCCGATAAGTAAAAACGCGGCGTGCGGTTTGGTGTCGCAGCGCATTTCAGATCGCAGTGGCATGCAGACGCAGACCCAAGGCTTTCATAACTTCATGATAGTCGCGAATTCCGGATTGCCAGTGCTGCTCAGTGCTTTGTACAAGCTCTCATGACCAAGGCCTGCATCACGTGCAACCTGTGTCATGCCCTGTGCTCTGGCGATATCGTTGAGTGCCGCGCGTATCGGAACTCCATCGCCGGCATCTTCTTCAAAGCAAGCATCCAGATAAGCGGCCATTTCCTCTGGTGATTTGAGAAATTCGGCGGCATCGAAACGGGTGAATTGTTCCGCCATGATCTACTCCTCATTACCGATGTTTTGCGCCATCTGGGGGAATGGGAATATAGGATTGGAGCTATGACAGGAACAGTCGGCTCCTTCCTGAAATGTTGCGGGCAAAGTCACAAGGCTCTGCAGGTTTCAGGAAACGTCCGACACAGATAAGGCAATCAGCAGGTCGTCCACACTCTCAAACTCCCGATCCACCCCCGCCAACACCGGCCGCTTCAACACCAGCACCGGCACCCCCCGCTCCCGCGCCACGTCCAGTTTCGGCTCGGTGGCGGTGCTGCCGCTGTTCTTGCTGATCAGCACATCAATCTTGCGACGCTTGAACAGCTCACGCTCATCCTCGATCAGAAATGGCCCACGTGCGCCTATCACTTCGCAGCGTTCGTTGCCCGGATAAACATCCAGTGCACGCAATGTCCAGAATTGCTCCGGCGGGATTTCATGCAGGTGTTGCAAGGGTTCACGGCCGAGGGTGAACAGGGGGCGCCGGAACGGTTTCAGCGCGTCGATCAACCCGGCCCAGTCGCTGACTTCGCGCCAGTCGTCTCCGGCTTGCGGCTGCCAGGCCGGACGCCTGAGTGCCCAGCAGGGAATGCCGGCCAGTTGCGCGGCAGTCGCAGCGTTCTGGCTGATTTGCGCGGCATAGGGATGAGTCGCGTCCAGCAGCAGATCAATCCCTTCATCGCGGATGAATTGCGCCAGGCCGTCAGCACCGCCATAGCCGCCGACGCGGACCTGGCAATTCAGATCGGTCGGCACTCGACCGATGCCGGCCAGGCTGTAAATGTGCTCCGGCCCAAGCGTACGGGCGATCGCCAGTGCTTCCGTCACGCCGCCGAGCAGCAAGATGCGCTTCATTGAAAAGCTCCCGCATGGCCGACGATTCCGCCCTGGCGATCGATGGCAAACACTTCAACCTGAACCTGCGCCGGCACCACACTGCGCGCAAACGCCAGCGCGTGCCCGCACACCGCATCGCCAAGTGCGATGCCGGCGGCGCTGGCCATCGCCAGTGCTTGCTGACTGGTGTTGGCTTCGCGGATCGACTGCTGCAGCGCTTGATCCGCGCCGATCGCCGCGGCCCATTCGGCCAGTTGCGGCAGGTCGATGCTCGAATGCCGACTGTGCAGATCCATGTGCCCGGCAGCCAGTTTGCTGATCTTGCCGAAGCCGCCGCACAGGCTGAGTTTATCCACAGGCACTTTGCGCAGGTGCTTGAGGACGGCGCCGACGAAATCGCCCATCTCGATCAGGGCGATTTCAGGCAAGTCGTAGACGCGGCGCATGGTGTCTTCGCTGGCGTTGCCGGTGCACGCAGCGATGTGCAGGTAACCATTGGTTTTCGCTACATCGATGCCCTGATGAATCGAGGCAATGTAAGCCGCACAGGAAAACGGCCGGACGATGCCGCTGGTGCCCAGGATCGACAAGCCACCGAGAATGCCCAACCGTGGATTCATGGTTTTCAACGCCAGCGCCTCGCCGCCCTCGACGTTGACCGTGACCTCGAAACCGCCGTGATAGCCGTGTTCCTCTGCGAGCAGGGTCAGGTGGTCGGTGATCATTTTGCGCGGTACCGGGTTGATCGCCGGTTCGCCGACAGCCAGCACCAGTCCTGGCCGGGTGACTGTTCCCACACCCCGGCCGGCACTGAAACGAATGCCCGGTTCGGCGTTCAATCGCACTTGGGAAAACAGCAGCGCACCGTGGGTCACGTCCGGATCGTCGCCGGCATCCTTGATCGTGCCGGCCTCGGCGCCGTCATCCAGGAGCCGACAGAATTCCAGCCGCATCTGCACCTGCTTGCCTTTGGGCAGGACGATGTCCACGGCGTCCGCGGGCTCGCCGCCGAGCAGCAAGCGAGCGGCCGCGAGGCTGGTCGCGGTGGCGCAACTCCCCGTCGTGAGGCCGCTGCGCAGCGGTGCGGGTTGTTCGGCGGTTTCGTCACGCATCGAAAGGTTTGACCACGTCCAGCAAGGTAATCGGCAGCGCCTGGCGCCAGGTGTCGAAGTCGCCCAGCGGCTGCGCCTGGGCGATATGGATGCGTGTCAGTTCGCCGCCGTGCTGCTCGCGCCAGGCCATCAGGGACATTTCACTTTGCAGCGTGACGGCGTTGGCGATCAGGCGACCACCGGGTTTCAGCTGTGCCCAGCAGGTGTCCAGCACGCCCTCGCGGGTGACCCCGCCACCAATGAAAATCGCATCCGGGCGCTCGAGTCCGGCGAGGGCTTGCGGCGCCTTGCCGCGGATCAGTTGCAGACCGGGTACGCCAAGCGCGTCGCGGTTTTGCTCGATCAACAATTGCCGTCCTTCATCGGCTTCGATGGCCAGCGCCCGGCAACTCGGGTGGGCACGCATCCATTCGATACCGATCGAGCCGCTGCCGGCACCGACGTCCCACAGCAGTTCACCGGGCACCGGGGCGAGGCGGGCGAGGGTGATTGCGCGCACATCGCGTTTGGTCAGTTGGCCGTCGTGCCTGAACGCCGAGTCCGGAAGCCCGGCCAGTCGCGACAGGCGCGGCGCATCGGGTTCGGCGATGCATTCGATGGCGACCAGATTCAGATCGGCGATCAGGGGCTCGGCCCAGTCGCTGGCGACGCCGTCGATGCGCCGTTCGGCCTCACCGCCCAGATGTTCCAGCACGGTCAGACGACTCGGCCCGAATCCGCGCTCGCGCAACAACGCCGCCATCGCCGCCGGGCTTTGACCATCGTTGCTGAGCACCAGCAGGCGAACACCGCTGAACAATTGCGCGTTGAGCGCCGCGATCGGGCGGGCGACGATCGACAGCGTGACCACGTCCTGCAATGGCCAGCCCATTCGCGCGGCGGCCAGCGAGCAGGAGGAGGGCGCCGGCAGGATCAGCATTTCAGCGCTGGGCAGTTGCCGGGCGAGGCTGGCGCCGACGCCGAAGAACATCGGGTCGCCGCTGGCGAGTACGCAGACCGGTTCGCCACGCAGGGCCAGCAACGCATCGAGGGAGAATGGACTCGGCCACAATCGGCGTTCACCACGGATACACGCCGGGAGCAGGTCCAGTTGTCGCTGGCTGCCGAAGATCTTCGACGCGGCCAGCAACGCATGCCGGGCATTCCTGCCCAGGCCTTTGAAGCCATCCTCACCAATGCCTGTCACGGTCAGCCAGCGTGCCATGTGTGTGCTCTGTTCATCTGCATAAAGCGGCACATGATACGCGTCGGCAGTGAATGCGAGTAATGGAATGTTTTAAGTTGGTCGTTTCAGGCGCTGGATGGTGGTTTGCAAGTTGTATAGCCTGAACTTTCTTATATGACTGTTTAATGGTTTAAAAGGAATTAACTATGGATTTCAAGAAAGCAGGATGCCTGGGCTTGATGGCATATTCGGAAGCGTTCGAACGTGACTTTCCGGTAAAGAAGACAAAGGCTGTTCAGAGTATTGCCACGCTGAACTCGCCCGGGGCTGCCGGATCGTTGTTGGGCGGCAATCTGATCAGCACGGCAAGGGGCATGTCTC
Proteins encoded in this window:
- a CDS encoding ABC transporter ATP-binding protein: MTSLNLTNLAWTPLGHGHCHHQFQLREASLHVAAGEFVGLIGPNGSGKTSLLRCAYRFSKPESGEVKLDHHNVWKQSSRWCAQRIAVVLQEFPDAFGLTVDEVVAMGRTPHKGLFDGDTQEDRNLATQALASVGLKGFEDHAFATLSGGEKQRVILARALAQQPHVLILDEPTNHLDPRYQLELLQLVKRLKISTLASIHDLNLAAAFCDRLYVINHGRIVASGTPKEVLTAPLLREVFGVEALIDEHPLHGYPRITWITQP
- a CDS encoding TonB-dependent receptor, producing the protein MNKYLLSGLCLLALNNSAHAQPLTLPTGTITADANDNETVSLNTPTTAGSRLKLTALETPASVESLTGEQVRARGDRSVQDAVSRSTGISRTGTPGDGGTSLSARGFTGQSSVMQLYDGNRMYTGMGTVTFPVDTWSVERVDVLRGPASVLYGEGATGAVINVIPKKPFEGEIENHVRLGYGSYDTQQQALDSGGSLSDTLSYRLNLNRLRSNGWVDRGDSSSDFISAALRWQATDDLAFTLAHDYGDQKPMNYFGTPLINGRFKESLRDKNYNVSNDKQHYNDQWTRLTSDWQISDSVSASNELYYLKAQRRWQNAENYNFDRDTQHLSRSGYFGIGHRQEQVGDRQTFNFKHSLFGLDSQTVTGVDYNRIRFQLDSNSPFNDVLPGGQPVDLYHPQRGTFESADPYREQFQSTTRQMSVFAENRTQLSERWSLVTGVRRDYVQVDYDNQVDGSQSDKTLTGNNWKAGLVFAVTPDTSFYGQYATSTDGVGGLISLSPSQQQYDLATAKQTEIGVKQMFWDQRGEWTLAAYRIVKKKLLTDDPGNPTLKQQVGQQSSNGLEASLDLQLPHAWQLQANAAIVKAKYDDFEEVIAGVPVSRNGNRPVDVPRRTANLWLSKTINEDLKAGAGVRYVDARYADMANRNELPSYTVVDATLSWQALRNTTLGLQLNNLFDRQYAQSQYNEGQQWILGEPRSFFVTADYTF
- a CDS encoding PepSY-associated TM helix domain-containing protein gives rise to the protein MKQPKPNFYNLAWRWHFYAGLFVAPFMVMLALTGVIYLFKPQLDPLMYGSLMNVPAGHHSVPADDLLKRVKTAYPQATIKQYLPPINAERSAQFVVLDAGNELNVFVDPYHGDILGEQDAKKNLQAVARAIHGELMIGTVGDRLVELAAGWGIVLVVSGVFLWWPRGQAAGILWPRLSSRGRVLWRDLHAVTGFWGAAFLLVMLLSGMTWTGFWGKQYAGVWNVFPDAMWNDMPKSDVEARSLNTATRQTVPWAMENTPMPMSGDHAEHMAHGTAQAGPAAPTISLQDVQNIAEQRKVEPGYSITFPTTATGVFTIAVFADDPRNDATLHVDQYTGKVLADVRFEQYGTVARATEIGVMLHEGKMFGVFNQIIVLLICLMILLSAVSGVVIWWKRRPQGKFGVPPLRHDLPKWKTGVAIMLVLAVAFPLVGASLVVVWLLDRVLLSRFNRQTESASSSS
- a CDS encoding TonB-dependent copper receptor, whose translation is MSRFSAVTRLGAAQASFALNETRVRFRHATAVICGALLTPMVLADEHAGHHEELSPTVITAIAPSSPLTIVTNPKDPRQPVPASDGGDYLKTIPGFALVRNGGTNGDPVLRGMFGSRLNILTNGGQMLGACPGRMDAPTSYISPETYDKLTVIKGPQTVLWGPGASAGTILFDREPESFGELGTRVNASVLAGSNGRFDKVVDAAAGGPLGYVRVIGNTAHSDDYRDGNNDTVASRYDKWNGDVAVGLTPDADTLLELTAGKGDGEARYAGRGMDGAQFKRESLGLRFEKSSIGDVLDKVEAQIYYNYADHVMDNYTLRTPSGTGMMAGPMASSVDRRTLGARIKGTWRWADVQLISGIDAQTNEHRKRSAMGIDTYKDLPRDKDADFHNYGVFSELTWYAADRDRLISGARLDRASAKDFRQTTGSGMMTRPNPTANDTRADTLPSGFVRYEHDLADSPATLYAGLGHTQRFPDYWELFSPNSGPAGSVNAFDSIKPEKTTQLDFGLQYKTEDLEAWASGYVGQVRDYILFNYTPGMMGMTSQAENIDARIMGGELGAAYKLTSNWKADATLAYAWGKNSSDGNALPQMPPLDARFGLTYSEDNWSAGALWRVVAAQNRIDQNKGNVVGKDFDKTSGFGVFSLNGAYRINKNWKVSSGVDNLFGKAYAEHLNLAGNAGFGYPANDPQAIKEPGRTLWTKVDMSF
- a CDS encoding DUF2946 domain-containing protein, producing MRPLSARSSASRRQPLSLTRGSWISLFAMLMIFIGPLISQSMPMDQRASALMEASMNMSMDMSMDMPAMEHGDHGAQAAAEHCLPTTPHHAIWEKCGYCSLLFNCPALTGGQSFVAFDAPKTSTFSTPATRLGHARQTFFPGARTRAPPIVA
- a CDS encoding copper chaperone PCu(A)C, whose translation is MLNKLIVLAALLLPACFANAHEYKAGALEIAHPWSQELPPNAPTVAAYFVIHNSGNTADKLLSVDSPIAGIAQLHEHVMQNDLMKMQEVPSVGIPAGGDVTFAPMAYHVMLLELKDRSLLSDGKRFPLTMHFEKSGDVTVEVTVQKKAPDGVQVHAHAQ
- a CDS encoding DUF2946 domain-containing protein yields the protein MSRQRLAIAWIACFAVLFNMLAMPMTGAMAQTAQSPAEQVLWGSFCSSTGTKMVAISLGTLEQKAPQSDDHSNMQHCWCCSGSAPLVALPGHVPQLYFARFDAHRSLPADALDTPTPRQQWPSLNPRASPLV
- a CDS encoding cobalt-precorrin-6A reductase gives rise to the protein MKRILLLGGVTEALAIARTLGPEHIYSLAGIGRVPTDLNCQVRVGGYGGADGLAQFIRDEGIDLLLDATHPYAAQISQNAATAAQLAGIPCWALRRPAWQPQAGDDWREVSDWAGLIDALKPFRRPLFTLGREPLQHLHEIPPEQFWTLRALDVYPGNERCEVIGARGPFLIEDERELFKRRKIDVLISKNSGSTATEPKLDVARERGVPVLVLKRPVLAGVDREFESVDDLLIALSVSDVS
- a CDS encoding cobalt-precorrin-5B (C(1))-methyltransferase — protein: MRDETAEQPAPLRSGLTTGSCATATSLAAARLLLGGEPADAVDIVLPKGKQVQMRLEFCRLLDDGAEAGTIKDAGDDPDVTHGALLFSQVRLNAEPGIRFSAGRGVGTVTRPGLVLAVGEPAINPVPRKMITDHLTLLAEEHGYHGGFEVTVNVEGGEALALKTMNPRLGILGGLSILGTSGIVRPFSCAAYIASIHQGIDVAKTNGYLHIAACTGNASEDTMRRVYDLPEIALIEMGDFVGAVLKHLRKVPVDKLSLCGGFGKISKLAAGHMDLHSRHSSIDLPQLAEWAAAIGADQALQQSIREANTSQQALAMASAAGIALGDAVCGHALAFARSVVPAQVQVEVFAIDRQGGIVGHAGAFQ